A stretch of Acidimicrobiales bacterium DNA encodes these proteins:
- a CDS encoding alcohol dehydrogenase catalytic domain-containing protein: MTMRALLFGTTPEPARALPGASPLEVALASTPMDLVDLPDPAFLRPDWAVIRPRLTGICGSDAKQVFMDWGDMSADNPMIDFTSFPHVLGHEVVADVVALGPDATGVEVGDRVVLDPWLGCIPRGVAEPCPACVAGDNALCWNFRVGPIAPGIHSGTSSDASGGFAELMPAHPSMLHPVPDTVSDEHAVLADPFSVSLHSVTRHPPPENGRALVYGAGALGSSAIVALRALFPNTEIGVVARFEAQADLARRLGAHRVFAHEPLGPLIEEIAEWSGGVLHGDHELPMAHPGGVDVVYDTISRRESLEVASRVLRARGTIVKSGVHGHTPWEWTPLYFKELAWVGSNAFGVEEVDGERAHAIDHYLRLTAEGRVDLRPMLTHTRPLEAWRDAFGLLADQAASGAVKVAFDQR, from the coding sequence ATGACGATGCGGGCCCTGCTGTTCGGCACGACGCCGGAGCCGGCTCGCGCCCTGCCCGGGGCCAGCCCGCTGGAGGTCGCGCTGGCATCGACGCCGATGGACCTGGTCGACCTGCCCGATCCCGCGTTCCTGCGCCCCGACTGGGCGGTGATCCGACCCCGGCTGACCGGCATCTGCGGGTCCGACGCGAAGCAGGTCTTCATGGACTGGGGCGACATGAGCGCCGACAACCCGATGATCGACTTCACCTCGTTCCCCCATGTGCTCGGCCACGAGGTGGTGGCCGACGTCGTGGCGCTGGGGCCGGACGCGACCGGCGTGGAGGTCGGCGACCGGGTGGTCCTCGACCCCTGGCTCGGATGCATTCCCCGCGGGGTCGCCGAGCCGTGTCCGGCCTGCGTGGCGGGCGACAACGCCCTGTGCTGGAACTTCCGGGTCGGGCCGATCGCCCCGGGTATCCACAGCGGCACGTCGTCCGACGCGAGCGGCGGCTTCGCCGAGCTGATGCCCGCGCACCCGTCGATGCTGCACCCGGTACCCGACACGGTGTCGGACGAGCACGCGGTCCTTGCCGACCCCTTCTCGGTGTCGCTGCACTCCGTCACCCGCCACCCGCCACCGGAGAACGGACGGGCGCTCGTCTACGGCGCCGGCGCCCTGGGGTCAAGCGCGATCGTGGCGCTCCGGGCGCTGTTCCCGAACACCGAGATCGGCGTCGTCGCCCGCTTCGAGGCGCAGGCCGACCTCGCCCGCCGCCTCGGCGCGCACCGGGTGTTCGCCCACGAACCGCTCGGGCCGCTCATCGAGGAGATCGCCGAGTGGTCCGGCGGCGTGCTGCACGGCGACCACGAACTCCCGATGGCGCACCCCGGCGGTGTCGACGTCGTCTACGACACCATCAGTCGCCGCGAGAGCCTCGAGGTGGCCAGCCGCGTGCTGCGCGCCCGCGGCACCATCGTGAAGTCCGGCGTGCACGGTCACACCCCCTGGGAGTGGACGCCGCTCTACTTCAAGGAGCTCGCCTGGGTGGGGTCCAACGCCTTCGGCGTCGAGGAGGTCGACGGCGAGCGGGCCCACGCGATCGACCACTACCTCCGCCTGACCGCCGAGGGACGCGTCGACCTGCGCCCGATGCTCACCCACACCCGGCCGCTCGAGGCCTGGCGCGACGCCTTCGGCCTGCTCGCCGACCAGGCCGCCTCGGGCGCGGTGAAGGTGGCCTTCGACCAGCGCTGA